tttatgGCAAAATGTCACAAAAGTATATATAATTGATTTCCTTTACAGATATTTAAAAGCTGCCAAAGAAGTGCACAAAAAGAATGAGAAATATAGAGATGAACAGTATAACGCTACATTACGGAAAATGGTGGAATTAAATACCGAAATTTGGCTGCCATCGAAATAACTTAATATATACAGAACAGATATTCGGGTCTTTTATCTGCatattctttttatcatttaagCAAATCAGCACAATATGCTTTGACCAATTAAATGATTCGATAATACTACATTTAAGCCAGACTTTTCACGGCCataaatatttctcaatatttttaatagcgAAATATGTTTTAAAATCGTATTTTAAACATAATTGTGATAGAAATATTAACGAAGAACATTCGAATTCTATTGTCGTATATTCTAAAATACCATATATGGGTAATTAATATGCAGGATAAAGGAAAGAGACATATATATTCACCAAGAAATTCTCGgtttattgaatattttcttGCAAATGTACATTAATTCACTCCCTTTGCTGCTAACCTCTTATCGCGCTCTTCAGCAATCGAAAGCTTAACACCTTTGTCTCTTGGTAAGCTAATATACGGCTTTGTACCCTTGCCAATGATAAAAACGTTGTTCAACCTAAACGAATgatttatatatgatataacggCCGGCTCAATAATCTAAAGTAGCTTAGATTAACTTAATAAACAATAATACTTGTGTTTCCTAAATGGGTAATACTGAAAAGTCTATGTGAAAACAATCAGTGACCAGTATGAAGGAAATTCATTTTGACCAACTTTTGactacaatattttttataatatattatagctTCGATTATGGTCaccataaaaatgaatttactctttcttttgtaaaaatttgaaaacaaaaaagaatatgCAAGAATCATAAAGTATAAGCAAATAAAGAGTAAATATTTTAAGTACCTTGTGGCGAAAGTATGCCCTTGTGAGTCTTTAATGTGGCAAATATCGAAGGAACCGGGATGACGCTCGCGGCTAACAACTGTGCCTACACGTCCTAAATTTCTCCCACCAGTAATCATACAGAGATTAcctaaacaataataataatcgattaATAGCTTTCATATATATTTACGACTAAAAGATATTATACCTGAATCAAATCGAATAGAATCCAAGATTTTGCCTGTTGCTATATCTAAATGAATGGTATCATTAACTTTAATTAAAGGATCTGGATAACGAATAGTTCTTCCATCGTGCGTTACCAGGAATGGAATACCTTTTGGTCCAGTTTGAACACGTTTTACCTTACACAATTTGtactgtaataaaaaatatttaatttcttagttaaataaaagatatctcATTGAATTATCCATGATTTTTTGTCAATGATTAAATACCTTGGCCTCTTCTGCTGTAATTCTATGAGTGGTAAATCGTCCCTTAACGTCATAAATCAATCGAAAATATTCACCAGTCTTGTTAATGGTAATAACATCtaaaaagacaaattgaatttattaattacaaactACATTTAGTTTTCCATATGCCTtgtcttaaatatatttttttaaatggtaTAAAAAATGTGCACTTTTTGGGTTAtacagaaaaaatatttgattcaaTCTGTGACCAAAATAAAGaacttttattttactattgGCTAATGTTTGACTATAACATTTTGTCTGAGAAATGTTATAGCTTCGATATAGCCTTATATatacttaaaaaaaataaagtgtCTTATAAACTTACCCATGAAACCTGCAGGATAGTTGGGGTCAGTTCTAACCTTGCCATCGACTTTAATCAAACGTTGCATTACAATCTTTGTTACTTCGCAATTAGTCAATGCATATTTCAACCTATTGCGAAGAAAAATAACAAGAGGAAGGGATTCTCTTAATTTATGAGGTCCCGTAGATGGACGTGGAGCATATACACCCCCAAGTTTATCTAACATCCACGCTTTAGGCGCGTTAAGACGCTTCAAATGCTTTTTCGGTCCACGAGCCTAAAAACAAAATTCACATACTTAATATTATCGTCTCAAATAAAATGTGCAAGAATTCAACGAACTTATTAATGTCAAACATATCATTCAATATAATATTGTCATTCTATAAACAAAGAGGTTAGATTAGAAGTTAGTTTACCATTTtatctcttttatttccttaaaatataataatcaccGAATGTCACACTAAAAACTTATTTCTGTGAATAGATTTATAGCAAATATTCATATGAAGTATTGATCTGttcgttataaaaatgtaaCCTTTACGCGCACATCTTAACCGTATGTCTTGcttcataaaaatgaaataaatttaacaaattatatagAGATAAATATTCACTTTAATTCATTTAGTTTACGCTTTACtcggatattaaaaaatacaacacACTATTCAGCCGATGTAAACGGATTTTATGTCAGCAACAAACAGCCGCACTTACCATCTTCGTTTTCTAAATGGAAAAGGCACGTT
The Bombus terrestris chromosome 10, iyBomTerr1.2, whole genome shotgun sequence genome window above contains:
- the LOC100643087 gene encoding 40S ribosomal protein S4 isoform X2; the protein is MARGPKKHLKRLNAPKAWMLDKLGGVYAPRPSTGPHKLRESLPLVIFLRNRLKYALTNCEVTKIVMQRLIKVDGKVRTDPNYPAGFMDVITINKTGEYFRLIYDVKGRFTTHRITAEEAKYKLCKVKRVQTGPKGIPFLVTHDGRTIRYPDPLIKVNDTIHLDIATGKILDSIRFDSGNLCMITGGRNLGRVGTVVSRERHPGSFDICHIKDSQGHTFATRLNNVFIIGKGTKPYISLPRDKGVKLSIAEERDKRLAAKGVN